In one window of Gossypium arboreum isolate Shixiya-1 chromosome 4, ASM2569848v2, whole genome shotgun sequence DNA:
- the LOC108459392 gene encoding uncharacterized protein LOC108459392, translating to MAGGGNFMHRVISYVVNELVVDRLANSPAFQRFAVRTSKRIEDISSIAEKKRQELAEQMKEISKNMESKN from the exons ATGGCTGGAGGAGGAAATTTCATGCACAGAGTTATATCTTATGTCGTCAATGAGCTTGTCGTTGATAGACTTGCAAATAG cccTGCATTCCAAAGATTTGCTGTGAGGACATCAAAGAGGATAGAAGATATCTCCAGTATAG CTGAGAAGAAGAGGCAAGAACTCGCTGAACAAATGAAAGAAATCTCGAAAAACATGGAG TCTAAAAACTAA